Proteins from a single region of Acidianus ambivalens:
- the gcvPA gene encoding aminomethyl-transferring glycine dehydrogenase subunit GcvPA, which produces MVYHPWLPNLDYENEMIREIGVNSIDDLFKDIPEEIKLKRLLNVGYSKPLSEYEIYLRLLELENKNAKLRMPPFLGGGVCPHYVPEAVKFVISRSEFYTSYTPYQPEISQGLLQALFEYQSLMADLLEMEVVNSSMYEWGSALAEAVLMAYRINGKKKVVIPASINPYHKKVLETWTYGKEIKIKEIPYSNEGKINLEVAEKEIDEETSAVYIQQPNFFGIFETDIEEIVDLAKKKGTITIMGVNPLSLSLIKPPGEYDIDIAVGDGQELGLPLNFGGPYMGIFATKWDGKLVRQMPGRLVGLTTDSEGKRGYTLILQTREQFTRREKATSNITTNEALMAIANAVYISLLGKSGLRKLAEEIYKRSHYALLEFERKGIGKRKFNSDFFEEFTVSFPISYGKIHENLKARGIYGGLKISDKDAIFCVTEVHTKHMINEMIEEVKKIVETS; this is translated from the coding sequence ATGGTCTACCACCCTTGGCTACCAAACCTTGATTATGAGAACGAAATGATTAGAGAAATAGGAGTAAATAGCATTGACGACCTATTTAAGGATATACCAGAGGAAATAAAATTAAAAAGATTATTGAATGTTGGTTATTCAAAACCTCTTTCAGAATATGAAATTTATTTAAGGCTCTTGGAACTTGAAAATAAGAACGCTAAATTAAGAATGCCTCCATTTTTAGGGGGAGGAGTATGTCCCCATTACGTACCAGAAGCAGTAAAGTTTGTTATATCGAGGTCTGAGTTTTACACTTCATATACTCCTTACCAACCAGAAATAAGCCAAGGCTTACTCCAGGCTTTATTCGAATATCAAAGTTTGATGGCAGATTTACTTGAAATGGAAGTAGTAAATTCGTCAATGTACGAGTGGGGATCTGCGTTAGCTGAAGCAGTATTAATGGCTTATAGGATAAACGGTAAGAAAAAGGTTGTAATTCCCGCATCAATTAATCCTTACCACAAAAAGGTCTTAGAAACCTGGACTTATGGGAAAGAGATAAAAATAAAGGAAATTCCTTATTCTAATGAAGGAAAGATTAACCTAGAAGTTGCAGAGAAAGAAATAGATGAAGAAACTTCCGCTGTTTATATTCAACAACCAAACTTTTTTGGAATATTTGAGACTGACATTGAAGAAATAGTTGATTTAGCTAAAAAGAAAGGAACCATTACGATTATGGGCGTGAATCCACTATCTTTAAGTTTAATAAAACCGCCTGGAGAATACGATATCGATATCGCGGTCGGAGACGGCCAGGAACTAGGTTTACCGTTAAATTTTGGAGGACCTTATATGGGAATTTTTGCCACTAAATGGGATGGTAAATTAGTAAGGCAAATGCCTGGTAGATTAGTAGGATTAACTACAGATTCTGAAGGTAAAAGGGGTTATACTCTTATTTTGCAGACAAGAGAACAATTCACAAGAAGAGAAAAAGCTACTTCCAATATAACCACAAATGAAGCCTTAATGGCCATAGCTAACGCAGTGTATATATCATTACTAGGAAAATCCGGTTTAAGGAAACTTGCAGAAGAAATATATAAGAGAAGTCATTATGCTCTTTTAGAATTTGAGAGAAAAGGAATTGGAAAAAGAAAGTTTAATTCCGATTTCTTTGAGGAATTTACAGTAAGTTTTCCCATAAGCTACGGTAAAATTCATGAGAATTTGAAAGCTAGAGGAATTTATGGAGGATTAAAAATCTCAGATAAAGATGCAATATTTTGCGTCACCGAAGTACACACAAAGCATATGATAAATGAAATGATAGAAGAGGTGAAGAAAATTGTGGAGACAAGCTAA